CCAGTCGAGTCTGGCCAAGTTCAGGGCACAGTGCCTGTCTAACTGCATCTGGCACGCTGATGGCATCGCGTTTTTCCGCCAATAATTGCCAGTATCCATCGACATCAGAGGCCTGTGGGTAACGACAGGCCATACCGATGACGGCAACATCCATGGTATCTGGCAGCGTATGTGTGTCGGGCTCGTTTCGCTCAACTTCCGGCGCTTCAGATTGCACTTTTGTGTTCTCAGCACAAGGCTGCCCCTTTACTTCAAGGCGTTCGCGCACTGACTCAAACTGGCACAAATAATGGGCAAGCTGGGCAATCGACGGATGCTCGTAAAGCACCGTGGCTTCAAGTTCAATATCATGCAGCTCCATCAACTCGCCGGAGATCCGCACGGCCTTCATTGAATCCACCCCTAAAGATAAAAACGTGGCATCAACATCCAGGCTATTTGGCTGACGGTCAACCTCATCGCCCACTACTTGCTGTAACACCTTGCGCAGCGTGGATTCAAGCTCTGAGTGACCTGGTGTGTTTGCATTTCGCAACGGCTGTTCGGTCGCAGCTTCCGGCGCACGAGAGCGAGCCAGCACGTCAAAGGTATCAGCTAGATAATGACGCTTATTTTCCTGTCGCTGAATTTTACCGCTGGAGGTTTTCAGGATCCTGCCGGGTTTGATCAACACCACCTCATACGGCGTGATGCCATGCTGCTCGGTAATTGCTGAGGTGATCGCCGCAAAAATCTCTTGCTCATTGAGCTTGCGTACGGCGGTGCGTTTTACCTGCTGAACGATTACCAGGCGCTCTTCACCTTGCTCAGACAAATAAGAAAACGCCGCGCCACCGTTGTTATCCATAGCAGCATGCGCTTCAACCACGGTCAGTTCAATATCCTGCGGGTAATAGTTTTTACCACGGAAAATCATCACGTCTTTGGCACGCCCGGTCACATACAGCTCGTCCTGATAAACAAAGCCCAAATCGCCGGTACGCAGATAAGGACCATCATTGTCATCGGCAATGCGGGCCTGAAAAATCTCTTCGGTTTGTTTGGCCTTGCGCCAGTAGCCCTGAGCAACACTGGCCCCTTTTACCCAGATCTCTCCGGTGTGTCCCTCTGCACAGCGCTGCCTGGTGTCCGGGTTTACAATCGCCAGCGTATGGCCATGCCAGGTGCTGCCACACGACACCGCATAATATGGCTGATTATCTGCCGAGTTGTTATCCGTAGCGTTTTGATCGTAAAAGGACTCTGTGCTGGTTGAGGCTGGCGTTAATAACGAGGCCTTGCCCTGATGCATGTCTTTGCTGTCGAGCTGCAACACGGATGGGGTTTTCAGCAAGCGCCCGCCTGTGGCAAACAAAGTGGTTTCTGCCATGCCATAACAGGGAGCGGTGGCCTCCCGGCGAAACCCACAGCGTTTAAATTTCTGATAGAAACGCTCAAGCGTGCTGGCCCGCACCGGCTCGGCACCATTAAGCGCACTTTGCCAGTGCGATAAATCCAGGTTCGCCAGCTCCGCTTCTTTGATGGTGTCAACACACAGGTCGTAGGCAAAGTTGGGGGCACTGGAAGTAACGGCTTTGGTCTCACTCAGCAACTTCAGCCAGCGCAGAGGTTTTTGCAAAAACGAGGTGGGATTCATCAGCGCAGCAGGTGCACCAATATAGATAGGGTGTAAAATACCGAAGATCAGCCCCATATCATGGAAATGAGGCAGCCAGCTCACAATAGGCGTATCGCTGCTGTGGCCGAAGGCAAGCTTCATCATTTCTTCGTTATCCATGATGTTGGCATGGCTTACCATCACGCCTTTAGGGCTCCCCGTCGAACCCGAGGTATACTGCAAAAATGCCAGGTCCTGCGGAGCAATGCGGATATCCTGCCAGGGCATAGGCTCAACCTGCTCCACTCCCTCGCTGTCGGTAGCAATGATAGACACATTGCTAAGGCTGGCTTCGGCTTCAAATAACGGCTGGGCAATCTCGTAAATTTTATTGCTGGTCAGTGCACCGGTTGCCCCGGCATCTTCAATAATACTTCTCAGCCTGTCGGTATTTTGATTCTTTTTCGGCGGATAAACAGGTACGGCGACAATGCCGGCGTACAAACAGGCAAAAAAGGCTTCAACAAATTCAAACCCAGAGTTGTACAAGAGTAAGGCTCTGTCGCCTCTGTCAAAGTAAGTCTGCAAACGGGCTGCAATTTTTCTGGATTTTAAGTCGAGCTCTGCGTAGCTCAGGGAAACTGCCGGTTGGTTGTCTTCGAAGAAATACTGATATGCAATGTCATCGCCACGTGTCCGGGCCAATGTCACTAATGTAGCCACTAAGTCGTTATTCATGCCATACCCATACAAGGTTTATTGAGTAAGTTCCTTTGCTCAGAACATCTGACTCAATAACCCAAAGGTAAGCAGTTAAAGTGGCATCACCCCAGGTACTCAGCACAGCTGTTCGAACCGTAAAATTGGAAAAAACCAATTAATTACATAAACACAATGACAAAGTGCGAGGTTCTGGACTGCAGATAACCGCAAAGTCGCATCACGCTGTCATTGTGGTTTTAAAGGTTAACTAACCGCTTAAAACCGCAAGCCATGCTAATCAACTACACCTTTAACACCCGGCACCACAAGCTTTTGATTAAAAATATAAATAATCAAAACACCGGTGCTTAACCAGGCTTAAATTCTCTGATAGTGTTAATCTGGCGGGACGACAACTGAACTAAAAATACCATTCCCTAACGTTGTTATTTTCTTCTTTTCGCTGCTTTGAAAACAGCTAAAACGCTTCCTGTTTGATGATTTTCATATTGATGCTATCACAAAGCACTAAAAAATAAAGCAAAACAAAATACAAATTTAACAAATATGCAACCACCCAAGCCTAAATTGCTCGGCTGGTTTGACCATGAACCCCGCAAGCTGACTGCGATAAACAAGCAGTAATGAGCGACAAATGGCAGGTCTGACTGAAGGCAAAATGTAGCTCAGTAAGTTGCCTTGGTAAATTACAGCCCCTTACGTACCAATAAAGGTACTTGCGCTGACGCTTTCGGTCTGAGCCATTCAAACAAAGATTGATACAAGCTGCTATTTTGCATGAAGTTTAGTCGCTCATTTTAAAAACGCACGGGTATCTTGAGCCAGCTGTATGACAATCGTTACATTGCCAGCTAACGCTTACGGTCAGCGCTATACCTATATTGAAAACATAGTCGCTAACGAGTTTGCGCCGGATCAAATTATGTCAGTATTAAATCACTATACTCGTGGCTAACATCTTCCAGGAGAGAATCATATGAAAGCCGCGCTCGTCCATGCCTTTAAACAGCCGTTAGAAATACAAACCGTCGACAAACCGACTCTGACCCCGGGCTCAGTGCTGGTTGAAATTGCCGCCTGTGGGGTATGTCATACCGACTTGCATGCCTGCCACGGAGACTGGCCCGTAAAACCTAAGCTGCCCTTGATCCCCGGCCACGAAGGAGTGGGTACTGTGGTCGCCAAAGCACAGGATGTAACCCATCTGGCACTTGGCGATCGGGTTGGCGTGCCCTGGTTGCACAGCGCCTGCGGCCATTGTGAGCATTGCCTGAAAGGCGATGAAAACCTCTGTCCGCAACAGCAAAATAGCGGTTACTCGGTCGATGGGGGTTATGCGCAATTTACCAAAGCTGACGCCAATTATGTGGTTAAAATCCCCGATAATGTGCCTTTTGTTGAAGCTGCGCCGCTGTTTTGTGCCGGTGTTACCACCTACAAAGCACTCAAAGTGTCAGGTGCCAAACCCGGTGACTGGGTCTCTATTGTCGGCGTAGGCGGGCTGGGCCATCTGGCTATTCAATATGCCAAAGCCATGGGCCTGAATGTGGTCGCTGTAGACAGTGGAGAAGAAAAGCTTGCACTGGCACGTGACTTAGGCGCCGACATGGTGGTGGACTACACTCAGCAAGACCCGGCGCAAACCATACAAACTGAGCTGGGCGGCGTTCAGGCAATAGTTTGCACAGCCGTCTCCAAATCCGCTTTTACCTCATCTTTTCATAGTGTTAAACGCGGTGGCGTGTGTGTGCTCGTTGGCCTGCCTCCAGAGGAAATGCCCATTCCTATCTTTGATACTGTGCTCAAGGGCGTCAGTGTGGTTGGTAGTATCGTTGGTACACGCCAGGACCTAATCGAGTGCCTGCAATTTGCCGCACAGGGCAAGGTCAAAGCCATTATCGAGACCAAACCCCTTGAAGCCATCAATGAGGTGTTTGAGCAAATGCTGAACAGTGAAATCAATGGTCGGATCGTCCTGACGCTGGATGAATAGCGGCAAATAAAAAAGGCGCAACCGAGGCAGTTGCGCCAAACCTCATAGGAAAGGAGTGAGGAAGGGAATTAATCTACTGTGGTGATCACTGTATCAATCAGGTGTACCACGCCATTGGCGGTGTAAATATCAACCTGAGTAACGTTGCTGCCTTCGACCTGCAAGCCCGACGTTGGCAAGCTCACCTGCCACCATTTTCCGCCAACACCCTGGCCCATGGCATCACCCGGGTTGGTGTCTTGTGCGAACATATACAGCGGACGACCAAGATAAGCGGCCTGCATGCTGCCATCGAGTCTTGCTATCAGCGACAAACCAGGAATATTGGCAATCTGCTCTTGTGTGGCTATCACCGGCGGCCAGTTGGTCGCACAGGCATCGACACATTGACTGTTAGCAAACGTCAGGTCGTCATCAAATACGTACAGCGTTTTACCGGCCATGGCGGCACCATTACCGGACACTAACCTTTGATTGGTTGCATCATACGCGACCATGTCGCTCTGTGTGTTTGCCGTTGCAACAAAGTCCACTACTTTCAGGTCCAACATATTAGTGGCCAGCGTTTCAACCTGCTTACCGTTCAGGCTGAATGCCAAAGAAGAAGACGCTTCGAGTCCCAAAACATGCTGGGTGAGTACCTGAGTTAAACCTGCCTGATCGGCCAGTAGCGCGTTCAGGGTGTCGGCGGGGATTTTCTGGAATGCGCGATTAGTCGGCGCAAAGACAGTAAACTGCTTGCTGGTGTCGGATAAGGTGTCGACCAGATTGGCAGCCCCAAGCGCGGTTACAAGCGTTGATAAGTCATCGGTTTCCATTGCTACGTCAACAATGGTTTTCTCCGTCGCCATTTTATCCATTGGCGGCATAATCACTTTATCGAGAACGTGAATCACGCCATTGTCGGCCTGTACGTTGGCTGTGCGGATCACTGCGTCATTGATAAACAACATGCTGTCTACAATACTGAGGGCGCTTTTGTCTGTGTTGGCCATCGCCACCATGTTGTCAGCTGAAGCGGCAATACCGGCTGCGGCATCAGACATTACGCTCTGCCCTGCCACCACGTGATATAGCAAAATGTCTTTGAGCTTGTCTGTGTCTGCGGCCAATGCATCTAACGTGTCCTGGCCTAACGCTGCAAACGCGGCATCAGTCGGTGCAAATACCGTAAATTTGGTTGTCGGGTCGCCCAGCGTCGCGTCCAATCCCGTCGCAGTGACCAGGCTCAATAAGGTATCGAAAGAACCGGCACCTGCTGCCACTTCAGGGATCAGGCCCAGCGACTCGGGCACACTGATGTTGCCTACAACCACCGCATCGAGCACATGGATCACGCCATTTGACGCAGGAATATCGGTTTGCGTAACTGTCACACCGGCGAATTTAAGCATGTCTGTTGCGGCATCAATCGCCACGCTTTGCTGATTCTGCTCGAGCGTTGTTGCGGTTTTGCCGTTGAGTGACATGGCGGTTACTGAGTCAACTTTGCCTGCAACAATATGCTGCTTGAGAATACTGCCCAGTACATCCGGATTTGCCAGTAAGGTGTTGATGGTTTTTGTACCCAGCGCAGCAAAAGCGGCGTCTGTGGGGGCAAATACCGTCAAATCATCACCGCCCGTGAGCGCGCCGGTGAGACCAGCCGTTTCGACTGCTTTAAGCAAAGTCGTAAAGTTACCTGCCTGTGCTGCAACCTCAGCGATGTTCGCGGTCGACGTTGCTGTGCTTGGCGGCATTAAAACGGCGTCGATAACGTGGATTATGCCATTGTCCGTCATGATGTCCGTCTGGGTAACCGTTGCGGTGTTGATAAGCAGGTTATCACCCGACAAAGACAACGCAAGCTTGGCACCGTTTACCGTTGTGGTGGTTTGCCCCGCCAAACTGAGCGCAGCTTCCGCTGCCACTTTCGAATCAAGTACGTGGTAGGTGAGAATTTTACTGAGTGTGTCTGGGTCAGCAAGCAGGCCGTTGATGGTCTCTTCGCCCAGCGCAGCAAAGGCTGCATCAGTCGGTGCGAACACGGTAAACGTGTTTTCAGTGTTGTCTAACGTTGCTGTCAAACCCGCAGCGTCAATAGCCGCCACCAGGGTGTTGAAACTGCCAGCCGCCTTGGCTGCATCATACACCGAATTTTCAGGTGGGGGTGTCACGACGACCTCGTTGTCATCGTCGGAACACGCCGCGAGCAAGGCCAGGATACTTATAAACATTATTTTTATTAGTGCTTTCACGTTCTTCTCCATCAAGGTGGTCAACATTCGAGCAATACGCGCCCTTGTGAAACAAAGATCAAGAAAATTTAAAAAACTTTAAACATCTGCTTAAAGCACCTTTTCATTGCTGCGCCTGAGGCTTAAAATCAATGCCACCTAATGACAAGGGTGATAAGGGCTATCGGGAAGAGCGGATGATAAAGAGACACGCTGGAATTGTCGCAAATCTGTCGGCAGAGCTGTCACTTACTGGCGCTTTGCAACCGCGAAAATCAGAGTTGTTAGTTTAACTATTTGAAAAAGCGTGATGGACAATCACGCTTGCTTTTTTGTCTGCGCGCTATTTGAGTTTCGCAGCAATGCCAGCCACGTGCTGACCCTGGAACTTAGCCAGCGCGAGTTCTTTGTCTGATGGCTGACGACTGCCATCGGCCCCGGCAATACAGGCTGCCCCAAGTGGCGAGCCACCTCTGACTTCTGAAATATCTGTTAATTCAGCCGCGGCATAAGGCAAGCCCACAACCACCATACCATGATGAAACAAGGTGGTATGAAAGGACTGGATGGTGGTTTCGTTACCGCCACCGGTGCCCGTTGAGGTAAAGACACTGCCAACCTTGCCAATCAGCTTACCTGCCGCCCACAAACCACCAGTTTGATCTAGGAAGTTGCGCATTTGCGACGCCATATTACCAAATCGTGTCGGGGTGCCAAAAATAATGGCATCATAGCTCTCCAGCTCTGCCGGGGTTGCAATTTCAGCGGCCTGATCCAGCTTAACCCCCGCGTTTTTAGCCACCTCTTCGGGCATCAATTCGGCTACTCGTTTAATCGTCACCTCTACGCCCTCGACCGAGCCTGCGCCTTCTGCAACGGCATGTGCCATGGTTTCGATATGACCATAGCTTGAATAATATAAAACCAGTACTTTCGTCATCTTTGTTTCTCCGTGCGTTACCGGGGCATTTCCCAGCAACTTGTGTTTTAACCAGCTAAACATCTGTGATCACTTCTTTCGTTAAGTATAGGCACGCGTGCCTGTAGACCAAGAACATGATTGCATAGTTGATTGAGAACGTAATTAAGTAAAAAACGATGGTATTGTTCTACTCATAAGAATGGTTAACGTCATGCGTAATCAGCTGTAATCGCCAGGCAGCAGGAAACGGGCTAGGCTTGTCTTGGATTCATATTCACTTATCAAAGGAGTATTTTTATGGCATTTCCAACCGCAGTGAACAGTCAGATCACAGATGCTGTGACGCAGGTGAATACCAAAGTTCTGGGAGACACCCCGGCCGTTGCAATGGGCAACTTGATGCTGGCCTCAAGCCAGGCGCTCGCCAGTACAGCCCAGCGTTCGGCACTGTCGCAAAAATTCTCGATGTCGCCCATTGCACAGGGCGTAAGCAGCTTATACAGCATAGATACGGCGTCAACCGGCATTGCCACACGCAGGATTTTAAATCGCGGCTAGCATACCGAGTTATCTAACTCATTGATTGGTTTGAAACCATTCACCATGGAAAAATAACTGTTCACTCAGCTTGTTACTGAAGTGCTCCCCAAATAAGGTAAACTATCCGTAGATTTTTTACCTAGTGGATTGAGATGTCAGTAATTTATTTACAGCGTAGTGAGCGGCTCATGGCACTGGCCATCATCGCCATGGTGAGCCTGTCGATTAGCTTAACCGACTGGGTGCAGCGCGCACTGCCGCTCTCGCCCCCCATTGTCTTCTCCTCACTGGCTGCTGTGCTGTGTATGTACTGGTTGCCTATGCTCGTCAGTTATGTACTGATACGGCGCATAGCAATTTCACACTGGTTTGCACAATGTGGCCTGCTTTATTTGACCATATTTGCTGGCACTTTGATATTTGGGGCGCTGCGCGCTCAGCTGCTCGGGATCCGCGCCCTGGAAATTGCAGAAGCGCTGTTCATTGCCCTGCCATGGAGTAGCGGTATATTTGTGCTGACAAAGTTTTACCTTACGCAAAAACACCTCAAAGATGAGCAGTTACTGCGCCAGCAGGCTGAGCTCAGGTTACTTCACAGTCAGCTTAATCCACACTTTTTGTTTAACAGCTTAAACACCATTGCCGCACTGACCTCGTCTCGTCCGGCGCAGGCCGAAGCGCTGGTCCATAACCTGTCGGCTATTCTGCGCTACTCACTCAGACACACAATAGCAGGGCGTTCCGAGTCGCCCGCCGTTAACCTGTCTGATGAACTATTAACACTCCACAAGTGGTGTGAAATCGAACAGTGTCGCTTTGGCGAAAATTTGCAGATTGAGTTCAAAGTTGACGACGCGCTGCTCAGCCTCACCTTACCTGCCATGGTGCTCCAGCCGCTGATTGAAAATGCCATCAAACATGGTCAGAAACGTCCGCTGTGCATCACCATTCGAGCACACCTTGAGCAGGGTTTGGCAACCATTTCAGTCACTGACAATGGCGTGGGCTTTCCCGAGTCTGTGTTGGCGGGTGATGCCCAAACAGGCCTGGGCCTGGAGATTACCCGCTCCCGACTCAAGCTGGAAGCCAATGCTGAGCTGACGCTCTCTAACTTGCCCAATGGTGGCGCCAAAGCGCAGTTTGTGCTGGAGGAATAACTATGCTTAATATCGCCATTATCGAAGATGAACTGCCGGCATTACAAAAACTTAAAACGCAGCTGAGCCAGCTGTGTCGCTATCAACTTGTCTATCATGGCGAGGACCCAGCACGCTTTTTAGCTGATTTTAGCCATTATCAAATTGATTTGGTCTTTGTTGATATCAATCTGCCGGGCATGAATGGCCTGCAGCTGAGCCAGCAGTTACAAGCAGCCGGGTTCAAAGGCCAGATCATCTTTACCACAGCCTACAGCGAATTTGCCGTAGACGCATTTACACTTGGTGCAACGGACTACTTACTCAAGCCCTATACCAATGAGCGACTAGCCCTTGCGCTGTCTCGGGTTAACGCACAAAGCC
The DNA window shown above is from Pseudoalteromonas viridis and carries:
- a CDS encoding sensor histidine kinase, encoding MSVIYLQRSERLMALAIIAMVSLSISLTDWVQRALPLSPPIVFSSLAAVLCMYWLPMLVSYVLIRRIAISHWFAQCGLLYLTIFAGTLIFGALRAQLLGIRALEIAEALFIALPWSSGIFVLTKFYLTQKHLKDEQLLRQQAELRLLHSQLNPHFLFNSLNTIAALTSSRPAQAEALVHNLSAILRYSLRHTIAGRSESPAVNLSDELLTLHKWCEIEQCRFGENLQIEFKVDDALLSLTLPAMVLQPLIENAIKHGQKRPLCITIRAHLEQGLATISVTDNGVGFPESVLAGDAQTGLGLEITRSRLKLEANAELTLSNLPNGGAKAQFVLEE
- the wrbA gene encoding NAD(P)H:quinone oxidoreductase, which produces MTKVLVLYYSSYGHIETMAHAVAEGAGSVEGVEVTIKRVAELMPEEVAKNAGVKLDQAAEIATPAELESYDAIIFGTPTRFGNMASQMRNFLDQTGGLWAAGKLIGKVGSVFTSTGTGGGNETTIQSFHTTLFHHGMVVVGLPYAAAELTDISEVRGGSPLGAACIAGADGSRQPSDKELALAKFQGQHVAGIAAKLK
- a CDS encoding fasciclin domain-containing protein, producing the protein MFISILALLAACSDDDNEVVVTPPPENSVYDAAKAAGSFNTLVAAIDAAGLTATLDNTENTFTVFAPTDAAFAALGEETINGLLADPDTLSKILTYHVLDSKVAAEAALSLAGQTTTTVNGAKLALSLSGDNLLINTATVTQTDIMTDNGIIHVIDAVLMPPSTATSTANIAEVAAQAGNFTTLLKAVETAGLTGALTGGDDLTVFAPTDAAFAALGTKTINTLLANPDVLGSILKQHIVAGKVDSVTAMSLNGKTATTLEQNQQSVAIDAATDMLKFAGVTVTQTDIPASNGVIHVLDAVVVGNISVPESLGLIPEVAAGAGSFDTLLSLVTATGLDATLGDPTTKFTVFAPTDAAFAALGQDTLDALAADTDKLKDILLYHVVAGQSVMSDAAAGIAASADNMVAMANTDKSALSIVDSMLFINDAVIRTANVQADNGVIHVLDKVIMPPMDKMATEKTIVDVAMETDDLSTLVTALGAANLVDTLSDTSKQFTVFAPTNRAFQKIPADTLNALLADQAGLTQVLTQHVLGLEASSSLAFSLNGKQVETLATNMLDLKVVDFVATANTQSDMVAYDATNQRLVSGNGAAMAGKTLYVFDDDLTFANSQCVDACATNWPPVIATQEQIANIPGLSLIARLDGSMQAAYLGRPLYMFAQDTNPGDAMGQGVGGKWWQVSLPTSGLQVEGSNVTQVDIYTANGVVHLIDTVITTVD
- a CDS encoding LytR/AlgR family response regulator transcription factor, whose protein sequence is MLNIAIIEDELPALQKLKTQLSQLCRYQLVYHGEDPARFLADFSHYQIDLVFVDINLPGMNGLQLSQQLQAAGFKGQIIFTTAYSEFAVDAFTLGATDYLLKPYTNERLALALSRVNAQSLADTEPLVLTSKVGDKVTRIEASQIEVIKLEHGHAIAYSAAHTYPIDLTLEELMTTLPDVFLRIHRNAIVNRLKISTLERWVTGGYLIKMAHSGQQVISSRSGAKLLRQKLQI
- a CDS encoding RebB family R body protein → MAFPTAVNSQITDAVTQVNTKVLGDTPAVAMGNLMLASSQALASTAQRSALSQKFSMSPIAQGVSSLYSIDTASTGIATRRILNRG
- the adhP gene encoding alcohol dehydrogenase AdhP, translating into MKAALVHAFKQPLEIQTVDKPTLTPGSVLVEIAACGVCHTDLHACHGDWPVKPKLPLIPGHEGVGTVVAKAQDVTHLALGDRVGVPWLHSACGHCEHCLKGDENLCPQQQNSGYSVDGGYAQFTKADANYVVKIPDNVPFVEAAPLFCAGVTTYKALKVSGAKPGDWVSIVGVGGLGHLAIQYAKAMGLNVVAVDSGEEKLALARDLGADMVVDYTQQDPAQTIQTELGGVQAIVCTAVSKSAFTSSFHSVKRGGVCVLVGLPPEEMPIPIFDTVLKGVSVVGSIVGTRQDLIECLQFAAQGKVKAIIETKPLEAINEVFEQMLNSEINGRIVLTLDE